The proteins below are encoded in one region of Chrysemys picta bellii isolate R12L10 chromosome 4, ASM1138683v2, whole genome shotgun sequence:
- the PRRG4 gene encoding transmembrane gamma-carboxyglutamic acid protein 4 isoform X1, producing the protein MLRLVSLCRMGGRDLERGSACGGWVLRADLGRLQMKQRLGHVILPAPSPGSAAEKRKLEPPRWREGARVVFVPYPSVRSLGAAARTEQITPTPRDCVFTSEKEANLFIGRHLLYNRFDFEVFTPGNLERECYEEQCNYEEAREIFEDPDKTMTFWKEYSIKGPSTKFGGEATQKIDVTGLLTGLVATGVLLVLTGLLIYYFWKNRCKARQPPGYSDSVRSRRHSSVIFRRHEEVSLNPLPLRTDDESGLPTYEEAVTLGGKYDVPPPPYPGPAKGFKMFKKSMSLPAPQSQT; encoded by the exons ATGCTGAGGCTCGTCTCCTTGTGCcggatggggggcagggacctAGAGCGGGGCTCAGCTTGCGGGGGCTGGGTGCTTCGGGCAGACCTGGGGCGGCTCCAGATGAAACAGCGGCTGGGCCATGTGATCCTGCCCGCCCCCTCTCCAGGAAGCGCCGCGGAGAAGAGGAAGCTGGAGCCGCCGCGTTGGAGGGAGGGAGCGCGGGTGGTGTTTGTCCCGTACCCCTCAGTCCGGAGTCTGGGCGCTGCAGCTCGAACGGAGCAG ATAACCCCGACTCCCCGTGACTGTG tgtTTACATCGGAAAAAGAAGCCAATTTGTTCATTGGACGACATCTTCTGTATAACAGATTTGATTTTGAAGTATTTACCCCTGGTAATCTAGAAAGAGAATGCTATGAGGAGCAGTGCAATTATGAAGAGGCAAGAGAAATTTTTGAAGACCCTGATAAAACG aTGACTTTTTGGAAAGAGTATTCCATTAAGGGACCCAGCACAAAATTCG GTGGTGAAGCTACACAAAAAATTGATGTTACAGGACTTCTGACTGGCCTAGTTGCTactggagttctgttggttttaaCTGGAttacttatttattatttctggAAAAACAGATGCAAAGCAAGACAACCACCCGG GTACTCAGACAGTGTAAGAAGTAGAAGACATTCATCTGTCATCTTCAGAAGACATGAAGAGGTTTCTTTAAATCCACTCCCTCTAAGAACAGATGATGAGTCAGGACTGCCAACTTATGAAGAAGCTGTGACATTAGGTGGAAAATACGACGTACCACCACCACCATATCCAGGGCCTGCAAAAGGGTTTAAGATGTTTAAAAAGTCTATGTCACTTCCTGCCCCACAATCCCAAACTTGA
- the PRRG4 gene encoding transmembrane gamma-carboxyglutamic acid protein 4 isoform X2, whose product MSVVLVLLCQLPIMFAFPHCTRRLKDSKHTGKEVFTSEKEANLFIGRHLLYNRFDFEVFTPGNLERECYEEQCNYEEAREIFEDPDKTMTFWKEYSIKGPSTKFGGEATQKIDVTGLLTGLVATGVLLVLTGLLIYYFWKNRCKARQPPGYSDSVRSRRHSSVIFRRHEEVSLNPLPLRTDDESGLPTYEEAVTLGGKYDVPPPPYPGPAKGFKMFKKSMSLPAPQSQT is encoded by the exons ATGTCTGTGGTTTTGGTACTGCTGTGTCAGCTGCCAATAATGTTTGCATTTCCTCATTGCACAAGAAGATTAAAGGATTCAAAGCATACAGGGAAAGAAG tgtTTACATCGGAAAAAGAAGCCAATTTGTTCATTGGACGACATCTTCTGTATAACAGATTTGATTTTGAAGTATTTACCCCTGGTAATCTAGAAAGAGAATGCTATGAGGAGCAGTGCAATTATGAAGAGGCAAGAGAAATTTTTGAAGACCCTGATAAAACG aTGACTTTTTGGAAAGAGTATTCCATTAAGGGACCCAGCACAAAATTCG GTGGTGAAGCTACACAAAAAATTGATGTTACAGGACTTCTGACTGGCCTAGTTGCTactggagttctgttggttttaaCTGGAttacttatttattatttctggAAAAACAGATGCAAAGCAAGACAACCACCCGG GTACTCAGACAGTGTAAGAAGTAGAAGACATTCATCTGTCATCTTCAGAAGACATGAAGAGGTTTCTTTAAATCCACTCCCTCTAAGAACAGATGATGAGTCAGGACTGCCAACTTATGAAGAAGCTGTGACATTAGGTGGAAAATACGACGTACCACCACCACCATATCCAGGGCCTGCAAAAGGGTTTAAGATGTTTAAAAAGTCTATGTCACTTCCTGCCCCACAATCCCAAACTTGA